Below is a genomic region from Trichoderma asperellum chromosome 2, complete sequence.
TCCTGCGGGATACACGAGTGCTTGCACGGCGGTTTACGGGCAAAGGGCGACATGGGCGACTCAATTCACTTTGGTGCCGTCAGAGACTGCTGTCGGCTGCTGCCCGACGTAAGTTGATACGAGCTTGATATGACATTTGTTATACTGAGCTTTCCTATTCTGCACATCAACGCTAGGAATGAAAAATGATGCATTCGGCATCTTAGCAAGAAAGAGTCGCAAATTGGCTAATCATCTAATTATAATTGTAGAGGATTCACATGTAATACTCAGGGCGACAACACATGTATGCAAACAATAACACAATCGACGACTTTCCCAACTGCGTACTGTTCCGACACCGACCTCGCCAGCTACGCAATCGCAACATTTCCTACTATTACCACAGTGACGACAACCGAGACAGGCACGGGAACTACCGACGTAGAGTCTTCGACTTCTACGCGCACAATGGTCCTATACGCCCCGATGTTCCAGCTCAACTTCCACTCAAGCGACTTGGCAACTTCGACAACCACGTCGTCCACTGCATCATCTACAGCTTCCGAAACGGGCAGCGGTAACGGTACCTCGTCAAAATCATCGGGAGGGCTATCCGACGGGGCCAAGATCGGATTGGGCGTCGGCATCGGCCTCGGCGTGGCTTTTCTGCTGGCGTTTGGTGCGTTCATCTACTACTACCGACGCTCAAGGCACAACGCGATGCCCATTGGAAGTGAGCTCCCGAACAATCAAATCTCCGTTGAAGACCCAACTCCAAAGACTCCAAACATTAAACAGTCGCCTGGTCAGGTTTACGAAATGGGCGAGTATCATGCGCCTGCGGAATTACCTGGTAATCCCATAGAGGGTGGCTACCAAGACAGTCCCAGAGGCAGCGATGCTCATAGATATGCCTGATCAAGTGGGAGAAAAAGTATGTATTAATGGTGTAAtgatggatttttttttttttttttttttttttcttttttcttctctcttctggGCGAGGGTGAAATGCATGGGCAGGTTCACTAGAATTGTATTAATTCGCAGAAATCTACTAAGTTCTAAGACTTTTGCTGTTATATATTGTACGCGATATGCGAGCAAGGAGCTtggatggggatggggatggggatgggTTTTCTTTCCACACTTTATATACCAATGTTAATAAGTTGTTGTTTAGCGAGCAAGAGACGGAAATAACCATCATATATGTTTGATATTAGCCATGCTCATTTTGTCGGGACTTTGGCCGCGTAAGATCCAGTCGGATAGAAACACGATGCTATTCCCGACAGGATTACGTTTCCAtctccactgctgctgcgtaACCAGTGGCGCAGCGACAATTAAAATTTGCAATCAGAAGAAGTGTTGCAGCTCATCAGAAAGCCGTGCTTGTAGAAAACCCCATCTTGGAAATGTAGAAGCTTGCATGTGAGGCTGTCACAACGACAGGGCGAATACGCTCTTGCATGGCGTCAATACGCAGTGCTAACCTATACACCATTCCAACAACGCTATAAAATTTTGGAATAAGATTGGATCTCAGTTGGATCTTGACTATTGCCTTTAGGCTTTACCCCACAAAATAGAGCTGCGAATCAGCACATATTACGCACATTCCACCTCGCC
It encodes:
- a CDS encoding uncharacterized protein (EggNog:ENOG41~TransMembrane:1 (o236-259i)) — encoded protein: MASGVLLGPLTTTWTMPQTCSVFMPACSTCDQGFNGQSCNPTNSGRIQDNTACWPPATQGVSSPSWPFYGWGFYSPGLACPAGYTSACTAVYGQRATWATQFTLVPSETAVGCCPTGFTCNTQGDNTCMQTITQSTTFPTAYCSDTDLASYAIATFPTITTVTTTETGTGTTDVESSTSTRTMVLYAPMFQLNFHSSDLATSTTTSSTASSTASETGSGNGTSSKSSGGLSDGAKIGLGVGIGLGVAFLLAFGAFIYYYRRSRHNAMPIGSELPNNQISVEDPTPKTPNIKQSPGQVYEMGEYHAPAELPGNPIEGGYQDSPRGSDAHRYA